A portion of the Juglans microcarpa x Juglans regia isolate MS1-56 chromosome 1D, Jm3101_v1.0, whole genome shotgun sequence genome contains these proteins:
- the LOC121235552 gene encoding MAP7 domain-containing protein 2 isoform X1 produces MAICGTLRRTSSHVSRHLLRNFSTTSNPPSHRNNHQHTHEFLQPNDFVGSWWHSDPPKDPKDAQRRLALLRRDYAKQVKLIRKEYIHEVELMRLEQQRKDEAHREALRLAIEEKKKLKAEAAKLRAQERKAALEEFRQTLLKERTEKLENWRMKEKTKVEKKKEKNKLLRHKSSLWIDEPDLEKKILEAIVNTKPL; encoded by the exons ATGGCCATTTGTGGCACCCTCCGCCGTACAAGCAGCCACGTCTCCAGACATCTCCTCCGCAACTTCTCCACTACTTCCAATCCGCCCTCCCACCGCAACAACCACCAACACACCCACGAGTTCCTGCAGCCCAATGACTTCGTTGGCAGCTGGTGGCACTCCGACCCTCCCAAGGACCCCAAGGATGCCCAGCGCAGGCTCGCTCTGCTCCGCCGCGACTACGCCAAGCAGGTCAAACTGATCCGCAAGGAGTATATTCACGAGGTCGAGCTCATGCGCCTCGAGCAGCAGCGCAAGGACGAGGCCCACAGGGAAGCGCTTAGGCTCGCcattgaggaaaagaaaaagctcAAGGCTGAGGCCGCCAAGCTCCGAGCCCAGGAGCGCAAGGCCGCCCTTGAAGAGTTCCGCCAAACCCTT ttgaaagaaagaactgagaaacttgaaaattggaggatgaaagaaaaaacaaaggtagagaagaagaaagagaagaataaGCTGCTACGCCACAAAAGTTCCTTGTGGATTGATGAACCTGACCTGGAGAAGAAGATATTGGAGGCTATTGTTAATACTAAACCCCTCTGA
- the LOC121235552 gene encoding uncharacterized protein LOC121235552 isoform X2 translates to MAICGTLRRTSSHVSRHLLRNFSTTSNPPSHRNNHQHTHEFLQPNDFVGSWWHSDPPKDPKDAQRRLALLRRDYAKQVKLIRKEYIHEVELMRLEQQRKDEAHREALRLAIEEKKKLKAEAAKLRAQERKAALEEFRQTLLKERTEKLENWRMKEKTKVEKKKEKNKLLRHKSSLWIDEPDLEAPS, encoded by the exons ATGGCCATTTGTGGCACCCTCCGCCGTACAAGCAGCCACGTCTCCAGACATCTCCTCCGCAACTTCTCCACTACTTCCAATCCGCCCTCCCACCGCAACAACCACCAACACACCCACGAGTTCCTGCAGCCCAATGACTTCGTTGGCAGCTGGTGGCACTCCGACCCTCCCAAGGACCCCAAGGATGCCCAGCGCAGGCTCGCTCTGCTCCGCCGCGACTACGCCAAGCAGGTCAAACTGATCCGCAAGGAGTATATTCACGAGGTCGAGCTCATGCGCCTCGAGCAGCAGCGCAAGGACGAGGCCCACAGGGAAGCGCTTAGGCTCGCcattgaggaaaagaaaaagctcAAGGCTGAGGCCGCCAAGCTCCGAGCCCAGGAGCGCAAGGCCGCCCTTGAAGAGTTCCGCCAAACCCTT ttgaaagaaagaactgagaaacttgaaaattggaggatgaaagaaaaaacaaaggtagagaagaagaaagagaagaataaGCTGCTACGCCACAAAAGTTCCTTGTGGATTGATGAACCTGACCTGGAG GCTCCGTCGTAG